One genomic region from Bacillus rossius redtenbacheri isolate Brsri chromosome 6, Brsri_v3, whole genome shotgun sequence encodes:
- the LOC134533506 gene encoding calmodulin-beta-like, which produces MSDPNGSPRPSTIQVDIAALARETGLTEDEVDEYREVFALYDLDRDGEISSRELGSAMRAMGLSPTEAELQAIVDEADADRSGAINFEEFLNLMIKNASEITEEDLKQVFQVFDQEGKGFITTDNLKTVMTNLGKKFTREEVEAMMRDVDVDGDSHINFEELVSTMIKR; this is translated from the exons ATGTCTGATCCAAACGGTTCTCCGAGACCAAGTACTATTCAAGTAGATATTGCAGCT CTGGCGCGGGAGACGGGGCTGACCGAGGACGAGGTGGACGAGTACCGCGAGGTGTTCGCCCTCTACGACCTGGACCGCGACGGGGAGATCAGCTCCCGCGAGCTGGGCTCCGCCATGCGCGCCATGGGGCTCAGCCCCACCGAGGCCGAGCTGCAGGCCATCGTAGACGAGGCGGACGCCGACC GTTCCGGCGCCATCAACTTTGAAGAATTCCTGAACCTGATGATAAAGAATGCGAGTGAAATCACCGAAGAAGATCTGAAGCAAGTTTTCCAGGTGTTCGATCAGGAGGGGAAAGGATTCATCACAACTGACAACTTGAAGACGGTGATGACGAACCTGGGGAAGAAGTTCACTCGCGAAGAAGTTGAAGCCATGATGAGAGACGTCGACGTGGATGGCGACAGCCACATCAACTTTGAAG
- the LOC134533507 gene encoding 23 kDa integral membrane protein-like isoform X1: protein MCCGNTCTKYLMFIFNFVFALAGIALLVVGALTQAQISEVNQFLDGKFSGPPIVLIVLGSVIFVVAFLGCCGAVRESTCMLTTFAVFLILFLVIGVVIGILAFVFKNQIKDELAAELRSAVDQYNSNQAIRESVDSMQKAVSIDTKKKKNRERHELRGTSGVALSSVK from the exons ATGTGTTGCGGCAATACCTGCACCAAGTACTTGATGTTCATATTCAATTTCGTGTTTGCG CTCGCCGGCATCGCGCTGCTGGTGGTGGGCGCCTTGACGCAGGCGCAGATCTCCGAGGTGAACCAGTTCCTGGACGGCAAGTTCTCCGGGCCGCCCATCGTGCTCATCGTGCTGGGGTCCGTCATCTTCGTGGTGGCCTTCCTCGGCTGCTGCGGCGCCGTGCGCGAGAGCACCTGCATGCTGACCACG TTTGCCGTTTTTCTCATCCTGTTCTTGGTGATTGGAGTCGTGATTGGGATCCTCGCGTTCGTGTTCAAAAATCAAATCAAAGATGAGCTGGCTGCCGAGCTGAGATCAGCAGTTGATCAGTATAACTCCAACCAAGCTATAAGAGAAAGCGTGGACAGCATGCAGAAAGCGGTAAGtattgacacaaaaaaaaaaaagaatcgtgAGCGT catgaacttcggggaacttcgggtgtggctctctcgtctgtgaaatga
- the LOC134533507 gene encoding 23 kDa integral membrane protein-like isoform X2, which yields MCCGNTCTKYLMFIFNFVFALAGIALLVVGALTQAQISEVNQFLDGKFSGPPIVLIVLGSVIFVVAFLGCCGAVRESTCMLTTFAVFLILFLVIGVVIGILAFVFKNQIKDELAAELRSAVDQYNSNQAIRESVDSMQKALIGIVISLGLVRTFKRSIAV from the exons ATGTGTTGCGGCAATACCTGCACCAAGTACTTGATGTTCATATTCAATTTCGTGTTTGCG CTCGCCGGCATCGCGCTGCTGGTGGTGGGCGCCTTGACGCAGGCGCAGATCTCCGAGGTGAACCAGTTCCTGGACGGCAAGTTCTCCGGGCCGCCCATCGTGCTCATCGTGCTGGGGTCCGTCATCTTCGTGGTGGCCTTCCTCGGCTGCTGCGGCGCCGTGCGCGAGAGCACCTGCATGCTGACCACG TTTGCCGTTTTTCTCATCCTGTTCTTGGTGATTGGAGTCGTGATTGGGATCCTCGCGTTCGTGTTCAAAAATCAAATCAAAGATGAGCTGGCTGCCGAGCTGAGATCAGCAGTTGATCAGTATAACTCCAACCAAGCTATAAGAGAAAGCGTGGACAGCATGCAGAAAGCG cTTATTGGCATTGTTATCTCTCTGGGCCTGGTGCGCACCTTCAAGCGGTCCATAGCAG tttga